A window of Zingiber officinale cultivar Zhangliang chromosome 5A, Zo_v1.1, whole genome shotgun sequence contains these coding sequences:
- the LOC121982085 gene encoding E3 ubiquitin-protein ligase CCNB1IP1 homolog isoform X1, with protein MRCNACWRELEGRAVSTTCGHLFCNEDANKLVSNDAACPICDQVLSKSLMRPVDINPSDEWINMSMAGVAPQILMKSAYRSVMFYIGQKELEMNFKMNKIVAQCRQKCEVMQEKFTEKLEQVHTAYQKIAKRCQMMEQEIENLSKDKKELQEKYAEKSRQKRKLDEMYDQIRTEYDSMKRSSIQPANKFFARTEPELFSDRLVFTPETPGRREEMWPSTKNTNLEAFELSGGSPAKTTAGPVESGTRRQIRPPFGSGISNPAATLRNLIISPMKRPQLSRNHARLFT; from the exons ATGAGGTGTAATGCTTGTTGGAGAGAATTGGAAGGTCGAGCTGTATCAACCACTTGTGGTCATCTCTTCT GCAATGAAGATGCAAACAAGTTAGTAAGCAATGACGCTGCCTGTCCAATTTGTGATCAAGTACTCTCTAAAAG TCTTATGAGGCCGGTTGATATAAATCCTAGTGATGAATGGATCAAT ATGTCAATGGCTGGAGTTGCTCCACAAATAC TCATGAAGAGTGCATACAGGAGTGTGATGTTTTACATTGGACAAAAGGAACTTGAAATGAACTTTAAGATGAACAAGATAGTTGCACAGTGCCGGCAGAAATGTGAAGTAATGCAAGAAAAGTTTACTGAAAAACTGGAACAAGTACACACTGCATATCAAAAAATAGCTAAAAGGTGCCAAATGATGGAACAGGAGATAGAGAACTTATCAAAGGATAAGAAGGAATTGCAAGAAAAATATGCTGAAAAATCCAG GCAGAAGAGAAAGCTCGATGAGATGTATGATCAAATAAGAACTGAGTATGATTCTATGAAACGTTCATCAATTCAACCAGCCAACAAATTTTTTGCTAGAACTGAGCCAGAGTTGTTCTCAG ATCGACTGGTTTTTACTCCTGAAACTCCAGGAAGGAGAGAGGAGATGTGGCCATCGACAAAGAACACTAATTTGGAAGCCTTTGAACTTTCCGGTGGCTCACCAGCAAAAACAACAGCTGGTCCTGTTGAGTCTGGAACAAGAAGGCAGATACGCCCTCCTTTTGGATCTGGTATAAGCAACCCCGCAGCAACTCTGCGCAACCTCATAATTTCACCAATGAAGAGGCCCCAACTTTCCCGCAATCATGCTCGGTTATTCACATGA
- the LOC121982085 gene encoding E3 ubiquitin-protein ligase CCNB1IP1 homolog isoform X2, which produces MRCNACWRELEGRAVSTTCGHLFCNEDANKLVSNDAACPICDQVLSKSLMRPVDINPSDEWINMSMAGVAPQILMKSAYRSVMFYIGQKELEMNFKMNKIVAQCRQKCEVMQEKFTEKLEQVHTAYQKIAKRCQMMEQEIENLSKDKKELQEKYAEKSRQKRKLDEMYDQIRTEYDSMKRSSIQPANKFFARTEPELFSGRREEMWPSTKNTNLEAFELSGGSPAKTTAGPVESGTRRQIRPPFGSGISNPAATLRNLIISPMKRPQLSRNHARLFT; this is translated from the exons ATGAGGTGTAATGCTTGTTGGAGAGAATTGGAAGGTCGAGCTGTATCAACCACTTGTGGTCATCTCTTCT GCAATGAAGATGCAAACAAGTTAGTAAGCAATGACGCTGCCTGTCCAATTTGTGATCAAGTACTCTCTAAAAG TCTTATGAGGCCGGTTGATATAAATCCTAGTGATGAATGGATCAAT ATGTCAATGGCTGGAGTTGCTCCACAAATAC TCATGAAGAGTGCATACAGGAGTGTGATGTTTTACATTGGACAAAAGGAACTTGAAATGAACTTTAAGATGAACAAGATAGTTGCACAGTGCCGGCAGAAATGTGAAGTAATGCAAGAAAAGTTTACTGAAAAACTGGAACAAGTACACACTGCATATCAAAAAATAGCTAAAAGGTGCCAAATGATGGAACAGGAGATAGAGAACTTATCAAAGGATAAGAAGGAATTGCAAGAAAAATATGCTGAAAAATCCAG GCAGAAGAGAAAGCTCGATGAGATGTATGATCAAATAAGAACTGAGTATGATTCTATGAAACGTTCATCAATTCAACCAGCCAACAAATTTTTTGCTAGAACTGAGCCAGAGTTGTTCTCAG GAAGGAGAGAGGAGATGTGGCCATCGACAAAGAACACTAATTTGGAAGCCTTTGAACTTTCCGGTGGCTCACCAGCAAAAACAACAGCTGGTCCTGTTGAGTCTGGAACAAGAAGGCAGATACGCCCTCCTTTTGGATCTGGTATAAGCAACCCCGCAGCAACTCTGCGCAACCTCATAATTTCACCAATGAAGAGGCCCCAACTTTCCCGCAATCATGCTCGGTTATTCACATGA
- the LOC121983304 gene encoding transcription factor bHLH25-like, with the protein MEALASPFYSDMGMDHSFLKQWELTSLAHEFNAEEHLGVALRHDLERCPSSESHSSYASVRPPKKIAKTNSWSSCTTTELNSVPPTDASASGPKILSFDNPDCAFRGGLVSKPKEEMDVPVARGPKRGRTTSHNQEHIMAERKRREKLSQRFIALSAIVPGLKKKDKASVLGDGIKYLKQLQEKVQSLEDQIAKRNVESAVLVRNSQLSSDDDSSSCDENCNEGHGESLPEIEARVCDKSVLIKIHCENKKGALVRVISEIEKLRLSVMSTSVMTFTGASLHITVMTQMEEEFCITAKDLVKKLNSAFRQFM; encoded by the exons ATGGAAGCATTGGCATCTCCATTCTATTCAGATATG GGAATGGATCACAGCTTCCTCAAACAGTGGGAGTTGACCTCATTGGCTCATGAGTTCAATGCAGAAGAGCATTTAGGAGTCGCACTTCGACACGACTTGGAACGATGCCCCTCTTCGGAAAGCCACAGCTCCTATGCGTCAGTCAGACCACCCAAGAAGATAGCCAAAACCAACAGCTGGAGTTCTTGCACCACCACTGAGCTCAACTCTGTTCCGCCGACGGATGCATCGGCATCAGGGCCAAAGATCCTATCTTTCGATAATCCGGACTGTGCTTTCCGCGGCGGTCTTGTTTCCAAGCCCAAAGAAGAGATGGATGTGCCGGTTGCCAGGGGACCAAAGAGAGGAAGAACAACTTCTCATAACCAGGAGCACATCATGgctgagaggaagaggagggagaagcTCAGCCAGCGGTTCATCGCCCTATCCGCCATTGTTCCAGGCCTAAAGAAG AAGGACAAGGCATCCGTTCTTGGGGACGGCATCAAGTACCTGAAGCAGCTCCAGGAGAAGGTGCAGTCATTGGAAGACCAAATTGCGAAGAGGAATGTCGAGTCCGCAGTGCTTGTGAGGAATTCTCAGCTGTCTAGCGACGACGATAGCTCATCCTGCGACGAGAATTGCAATGAGGGCCATGGCGAGTCCCTTCCGGAGATTGAAGCCAGGGTTTGTGATAAGTCCGTTTTGATCAAGATTCACTGCGAGAACAAGAAAGGAGCGTTGGTGAGAGTGATATCAGAGATCGAGAAGCTCCGCCTCTCGGTGATGAGCACGAGTGTGATGACCTTCACCGGAGCTTCTCTCCACATCACTGTAATGACTCAG ATGGAAGAGGAATTCTGCATCACAGCCAAAGATTTGGTGAAGAAGTTGAACTCGGCTTTCCGGCAATTCATGTGA
- the LOC121980081 gene encoding chaperone protein ClpB1-like, whose translation MSEQHLPEKAIDLDDQSHADIRKVNFDYSVILFDRVEKAHNFVLKRLLVMIGLGRLTDGQNINVDITNTVIIMTFNLTGTAKDSSLQIAREILIDEVTKHFEPEDLNRFDEIVIFDPLSHDQLRKVARFQMIDIALRLAQRGVALSVTNAAWDVVVSQSYHRFYGGNPIHPIKRRLAKKIVTRLSQMLIQGKIDDDSIVYVDAVPGVKELSYEVKRKNNNNGGLADAEKSDILMEIPANEMTAILHLLQFTNPFISEIIISNIMILLLRDS comes from the exons ATGTCAGAGCAACACCTTCCTGAAAAGGCAATCGACTTGGACGACCAGTCTCATGCCGATATAAGGAAGGTCAACTTTGATTATAGCGTCATTCTCTTCGACCGAGTAGAGAAAGCTCATAACTTTGTGTTAAAAAGACTCCTTGTCATGATTGGATTAGGAAGGTTAACTGACGGCCAAAACATCAATGTGGACATCACTAACACAGTTATTATCATGACCTTTAATCTTACCGGAACGGCGAAAGATTCTTCCTTGCAGATTGCTAGGGAAATACTAATCGACGAG GTCACGAAGCATTTTGAACCTGAGGACCTCAATCGATTCGATGAGATAGTAATATTTGATCCGCTATCTCATGATCAACTTAGAAAGGTGGCTCGGTTTCAAATGATTGATATTGCTCTTCGGCTTGCTCAGAGAGGTGTCGCATTGTCTGTAACAAATGCTGCTTGGGACGTAGTTGTATCTCAATCTTACCATCGG TTCTACGGGGGAAATCCGATCCATCCGATCAAGAGAAGGTTGGCCAAGAAAATTGTGACCCGACTGTCCCAGATGCTCATACAGGGTAAGATTGATGATGACTCGATCGTCTACGTCGATGCTGTTCCAGGCGTGAAAGAGTTGTCTTATGAGGTGAAGAGGAAGAATAATAATAATGGAGGTCTTGCTGATGCCGAGAAGTCCGACATCCTTATGGAGATACCTGCGAACGAGATGACAGCGATCCTGCACTTGCTACAATTTACTAATCCTTTCATCTCtgaaattataatttcaaatataatgaTACTTTTATTGAGAGACTCttag